In Kitasatospora sp. NBC_00240, the following are encoded in one genomic region:
- a CDS encoding pectinesterase family protein yields MPAHARRRPAGRRRLALFGAAVVAAAGLGAMPLVVHADAAATVSARRMLAVAADGSAAYRTVQSAVDASAPGDTVLVAKGTYREVVNVPVAKTGLTVKGATGNAEDVVITYDNAAGTRRPDGSRYGTEGSATLTVSANDTTLTGVTVQNTFERSAHPEITDTQGVALAARGDRQSYVNSRFIGHQDTVLNWAPSATGQYRQYFRNSFVAGDVDFVFGNATAVYEHVNITLRDRGAAAGGNNGYLSAPNTASAKPYGILITDSAINSPAKADTFYLGRPWHTGSDAVGQLVIRDTSLPAAVKSAAPWTDMGGFSWKSARFAEYANTGPGAGTGANRPQLTDAQAAKYTARAYLAGSDGWNPAG; encoded by the coding sequence ATGCCCGCACACGCTCGTCGCCGCCCGGCCGGCCGCCGCCGGCTCGCCCTGTTCGGGGCGGCGGTGGTGGCCGCGGCCGGCCTGGGCGCCATGCCGCTGGTCGTGCACGCCGACGCCGCCGCCACGGTGTCCGCGCGCAGGATGCTCGCCGTGGCCGCCGACGGCTCGGCGGCGTACCGGACGGTGCAGTCGGCGGTGGACGCGTCCGCGCCCGGCGACACCGTCCTGGTCGCCAAGGGCACGTACCGCGAGGTGGTGAACGTCCCGGTGGCCAAGACGGGACTGACCGTCAAGGGCGCCACCGGTAACGCCGAGGACGTGGTCATCACGTACGACAACGCGGCCGGCACCCGCAGGCCCGACGGCTCCAGGTACGGTACCGAGGGCAGTGCGACCCTCACCGTCTCGGCGAACGACACCACGCTCACCGGCGTCACGGTGCAGAACACCTTCGAGCGATCGGCCCACCCGGAGATCACGGACACCCAGGGGGTGGCCCTCGCCGCTCGCGGGGACCGCCAGAGTTACGTCAACTCGCGCTTCATCGGCCACCAGGACACCGTGCTGAACTGGGCGCCCTCCGCGACCGGGCAGTACCGGCAGTACTTCCGCAACTCCTTCGTCGCCGGTGACGTCGACTTCGTCTTCGGCAACGCCACCGCCGTGTACGAGCACGTGAACATCACGCTCCGGGACCGCGGCGCGGCCGCCGGCGGGAACAACGGCTACCTGTCCGCGCCCAACACCGCCTCGGCGAAGCCGTACGGCATCCTCATCACCGACAGTGCGATCAACAGCCCGGCCAAGGCGGACACCTTCTACCTGGGGCGTCCCTGGCACACCGGGTCCGACGCGGTCGGCCAGTTGGTCATCCGCGACACCAGCCTGCCGGCCGCCGTCAAGAGCGCCGCACCGTGGACCGACATGGGCGGCTTCTCCTGGAAGTCCGCCCGCTTCGCCGAGTACGCCAACACCGGCCCCGGCGCCGGCACGGGTGCGAACCGGCCGCAGCTGACCGACGCCCAGGCCGCGAAGTACACGGCCCGTGCCTACCTGGCGGGCAGTGACGGCTGGAACCCGGCAGGCTGA
- a CDS encoding SpoIIE family protein phosphatase/ATP-binding protein — translation MVEQPDRVRTVSKRSLAAKKPLGKSPRSVAGQVFVLQVVVVVLLVLGAILALVLESRHASDAEARNRSVAVAETFAHSPGLREALKSPSPTAVLQPLTEETRQQAGVDFIVVMDTHGIRYTHPLPDRIGKQFVGTIGPSLAGRIYTESVHGPLGHEVQAVVPVKAPDGSVVGLVSAGLKVKNVASAGNRQLPVILGTGAAALAVATTGTALVARRLKRQTRGLGPAEMTRMYEHHNAVLHAVREGVVIVGEDKRLLLANDEARELLGLPADAEGRYLGGLGGLNPDTEELLLSGRVATDEVHRATGRLLVVNQRPTDRHGGSMGTVATIRDSTELLALAGKAEVTGNRLALLYEAGIGIGTSLDVVRTAEELAGLAVPGFADFVTVDLADPVLHGDEPTGTRLDLRRVAVNGIQEDHPFYPRGKLIDFVPSTPQAQGFGSGRSQVVPDLSVAHGWQAQDPEWTRRIVDHGVHSLLTIPVTARGIILGVANFWRSRKPGPFDDGDRSLGEELVARAAVSIDNARRYTREHAMAVTLQRSLLPRALPEQSALDVAHRYLPAQSGVSGDWFDVIPLPGSRVALVVGDVVGHGLHAAATMGRLRTAVHNFSTLDLPPDELLGHLDELVNRIDQEESDGGTGTGVTGATCLYAIYDPVSQLCTVATAGHPAPALVGPDGSVFFPELPVGPPLGVGGMPFETAQLHLAEGTQIVLYTDGLIEERTRDFDVGMELLREALSHRDRQPEENCRAVLDALLPDRPQDDVALLIAKTRVLDADRIAEREVPSDPAAVADVRAWISATLDEWGLADLTFGTELVLSELVTNAIRYGSPPVRVRLLRDRSLICEVTDGSSTSPHLKYAATTDEGGRGLFLVAQLTERWGTRYTSQGKIIWAEQPLPAPAEARV, via the coding sequence ATGGTCGAACAGCCCGACCGAGTCCGAACCGTATCGAAGCGGTCGCTGGCGGCGAAGAAACCTCTCGGGAAGAGTCCTCGGAGCGTTGCCGGCCAGGTCTTCGTGCTGCAGGTCGTGGTCGTGGTGCTGCTCGTCCTCGGGGCGATCCTGGCGCTGGTCCTGGAGTCGCGGCACGCCAGCGACGCGGAGGCCCGAAATCGTTCGGTGGCCGTCGCGGAGACGTTCGCGCACTCCCCCGGCCTGCGCGAAGCACTGAAGTCCCCCTCTCCGACGGCGGTGCTCCAGCCGTTGACGGAGGAGACGCGCCAGCAGGCGGGTGTGGACTTCATCGTGGTCATGGACACCCACGGGATCCGGTACACGCACCCGTTGCCCGACCGGATCGGCAAGCAGTTCGTCGGAACGATCGGCCCCTCGCTGGCCGGCCGGATCTACACCGAGAGCGTGCACGGCCCGCTCGGCCACGAGGTGCAGGCGGTCGTTCCCGTCAAGGCCCCCGACGGGTCGGTCGTGGGGCTGGTGTCGGCCGGGCTCAAGGTCAAGAACGTCGCCTCGGCCGGCAACCGGCAGCTGCCCGTCATTCTGGGCACGGGCGCAGCCGCACTCGCGGTGGCCACGACCGGGACCGCCCTGGTCGCCAGGCGGCTCAAGCGCCAGACCCGCGGACTGGGCCCGGCCGAGATGACCCGCATGTACGAGCACCACAACGCCGTCCTGCACGCCGTGCGGGAGGGCGTGGTCATCGTCGGGGAGGACAAGCGGTTGCTCCTCGCGAACGACGAGGCGAGGGAGCTGCTCGGACTCCCGGCCGACGCGGAGGGCCGGTACCTGGGCGGGCTGGGGGGCCTCAACCCCGACACCGAGGAGCTGCTGCTCTCGGGCCGGGTGGCCACGGACGAGGTGCACCGGGCCACCGGCCGGTTGCTCGTGGTGAACCAGCGGCCGACCGACCGGCACGGCGGTTCCATGGGAACGGTCGCGACAATCCGTGACTCCACGGAACTCCTCGCGCTGGCCGGCAAGGCCGAGGTGACCGGCAACCGCCTCGCCCTCCTCTACGAGGCCGGGATCGGCATCGGTACGTCGCTCGATGTCGTGCGCACTGCCGAGGAGCTGGCAGGGCTCGCTGTTCCCGGCTTCGCGGACTTCGTCACCGTCGACCTCGCCGACCCCGTGCTGCATGGCGACGAGCCGACCGGCACCCGGCTGGACCTGCGCCGGGTCGCCGTCAACGGGATCCAGGAGGACCATCCCTTCTACCCGCGCGGCAAGCTGATCGACTTCGTCCCTTCCACCCCTCAGGCCCAGGGCTTCGGCAGCGGCCGGTCGCAGGTGGTGCCCGACCTGTCGGTCGCCCACGGCTGGCAGGCCCAGGACCCGGAATGGACGCGGCGGATCGTCGACCACGGTGTCCACTCGCTCCTCACCATTCCGGTGACGGCGCGCGGCATCATCCTGGGCGTCGCCAACTTCTGGCGGTCGCGGAAACCCGGGCCCTTCGACGACGGGGACCGCTCGCTGGGCGAGGAACTGGTCGCACGGGCCGCGGTCAGCATCGACAACGCCCGCCGCTACACCCGCGAGCACGCGATGGCCGTGACCCTGCAACGCAGCCTGCTGCCGCGCGCCCTGCCGGAGCAGAGTGCCCTCGACGTCGCGCACCGCTACCTGCCCGCACAGTCCGGAGTCAGCGGCGACTGGTTCGACGTGATACCGCTGCCCGGCAGTCGGGTCGCCCTCGTCGTGGGCGACGTCGTCGGTCACGGCCTGCACGCCGCGGCCACCATGGGCCGCCTGCGCACCGCCGTGCACAACTTCTCCACCCTCGACCTTCCACCGGACGAGCTGCTCGGTCACCTGGACGAGCTGGTGAACCGCATCGACCAGGAGGAGAGCGACGGCGGTACCGGGACAGGCGTCACCGGGGCCACGTGCCTGTACGCGATCTACGACCCGGTCTCCCAGCTCTGCACCGTCGCGACGGCGGGACACCCCGCGCCCGCGCTGGTCGGGCCCGACGGCAGCGTCTTCTTCCCGGAGCTCCCGGTGGGCCCACCGCTGGGAGTGGGCGGCATGCCGTTCGAGACAGCACAGCTGCACCTGGCCGAAGGCACCCAGATCGTCCTCTACACGGACGGACTGATCGAGGAGCGCACCCGCGACTTCGACGTCGGCATGGAGCTGCTGCGCGAGGCGCTCTCCCACCGCGACCGGCAACCCGAGGAGAACTGCCGGGCCGTCCTCGACGCCCTGCTGCCCGACCGTCCGCAGGACGACGTCGCCCTGCTGATCGCGAAGACCCGGGTGCTCGACGCCGACCGGATCGCCGAGCGCGAGGTACCGTCCGATCCGGCCGCCGTCGCCGACGTGCGTGCGTGGATCAGCGCGACGCTGGACGAGTGGGGCCTGGCCGATCTGACGTTCGGCACGGAACTGGTACTCAGCGAACTGGTCACCAACGCCATCCGCTACGGCTCCCCGCCGGTGCGGGTGAGGCTGCTGCGCGACCGCAGCCTGATCTGCGAGGTCACCGACGGCAGCAGCACCTCCCCGCACCTGAAGTACGCGGCGACGACGGACGAGGGCGGCCGCGGGCTCTTCCTGGTGGCCCAGCTCACCGAGCGCTGGGGCACCAGGTACACCTCGCAGGGCAAGATCATCTGGGCGGAGCAGCCACTCCCCGCCCCTGCCGAAGCCCGGGTGTGA